tagcagaggatagcctagttggttatcaatgggaagaaagacccttggtcctgtgaaggttctatgccccagtgtaggggaattccagggccaggaagcagtagagggtgggttggtaagcagggggagggggaagggaacagggttttttgttttgttttgttttttccagagggaaaactgggaaaggagatatcatttgaaatgtaaataaagaaaatNNNNNNNNNNNNNNNNNNNNNNNNNNNNNNNNNNNNNNNNNNNNNNNNNNNNNNNNNNNNNNNNNNNNNNNNNNNNNNNNNNNNNNNNNNNNNNNNNNNNNNNNNNNNNNNNNNNNNNNNNNNNNNNNNNNNNNNNNNNNNNNNNNNNNNNNNNNNNNNNNNNNNNNNNNNNNNNNNNNNNNNNNNNNNNNNNNNNNNNNNNNNNNNNNNNNNNNNNNNNNNNNNNNNNNNNNNNNNNNNNNNNNNNNNNNNatgtaaataaagaaaatacctttttttaaaaaaaaaaaaagaatctctctcAGGAGATTTGCTTAGAAGAGCTGTATGTGAAACAGACAGTGTGAGAGAATAAAAGGAACCGGAAGGCAGCAGGATCTCCTAGCAGGAACTGAAGAACATATCGCCATTTTGTCTAGTGatctcatacattttttttcccttttggatattttatttatttacacttcaaaggttattccctttcccagtttcccctctgcaaacccaaTATTCCAcctcccatcctcctgcttctaggaCACTCCTGCACCCAcctctcacccactcctgcctcaccgcccTAACATTCCTCTACCCGGGGAcatcgagctttcacaggaccaaggttctcccctcccattgatgtccaacaaggccatcctctgctacatatacagctgaagccatggacccctccatatatgctctttggttggtggcttagtcttgggagctctgggggggtctggttagttgataatgttgttcttcctatggggaaactccttcattccttcccctaactcctccattggagtctcTATGCTTATTCTGATAGTTGGCTGGGAGTATCGGCATCTGTATTGGTCgggtgctggtagagcctctcagggaacagctataccagactcctgtcaacaagtgcttcttggcatcagcaatagtgtctgagtttgtggTGTCTCATACAGAACGCctatacatgttttttaaaaaggacaaacaCAACAAGGACTTAAGAGGAAAGaaccaagagagagagcaaaaggacAAGCCAGGGATATTTGTGTGGGCAAGAAGAGAAAcaatggaggaagagaaatagcACAGGACTAACAAGTCACAACACGTGGAGAGGAACTACTATCAATTCCAACTAAGTATCTTTAGAAAtccttctaattttatttcagaaCATTCTCGTTttcactaactttttttttttagccagagAAGACTGAATTCTTTATTTCATGCAGATGCAAATAAAAGAAttagaatttttcaaaaaattcatGTTTCAATTGTAAGTATGAGAAAAGGTCATCGTGTCATGGAATATCGTTCTCTGTatgctttctgtctttttatatGTGAAGTGTATGCTTGtgtaaaacaaactaacaaacacacacacacacatacacagatgaaaCATGTAGTTTATGTATCCTTTATGCTTCtcctctctgtatctgtgtataagcttttttaaaaagtaaatcattaGATAAAAACGAGAAtatagaggagttggagaatgttcccaaataaatgaaatagtcaCCTTTACTGAAATTGCCATAATTGTTGGCTGTGTAAGAGCAACTTTGTATTTTAGTTCATCATAACTAAACATTATGGTTAATTAATTAGGTAACAAGATATCTCTATCCAAAAGAATTCAGGTTAAACTATTCTGCGTATTCACActtaatcagaaaataaaatatacagacattgctcttgctttttttcccatACTGATCTAGAATCTGAAAAGGTAAATCTAAAATTATTATACATTTAACAACAGTTTGGCTCTTTATAGAAAGGATGCAGAATAATACagaaatcatttctttcttaCCTGTagcctggaagaagctgaagagatatCTACTAAGTGTTAGACTTTCTAAAGCAGAAACACAGTCCTACAGGGAAGCAGTAACCTAAGCAGCAGTTCCTACCACAGTGGCTCGAAGCGCAGTGTTCATCCTATGAATGTAGAAAATGTCTATATAATTTTCCTTTCAACCCAAGAGTCAGGTAAAACTCCATGCActagaggagaaacagagagctGAAATTCCCACCAGGAACTCCAGTATTCCCCATAGAGAAAGTGTAGCGGCTGTGCTGGGCACAGTGGACTGGACGCATGTGAGAAGTCCAAATGATCCCATAGGGCATTGCAGACATTTACACTATGGACATGTATTCAGTGTCCAAATATGGCTTTCAATATGGGAACTGAATCTTctgacaatatattttaaaatcacagttGACATTTCTAAAAGGTTAGTCAAACTTTTATTTAGACAACTTCTTTATGTTTGCCCACAATGCTTTATCATGTTGTCTTCATATGAATATGTTATTTTCCTTTGCTCTCATTCATTCCCTTCCCATCACCCTCAGCATGCCCCCTCTTTCTACCAGCTGGTGCTTTTCCTTCTAGTTCTTCCCCACTTTAACCTGCCTATGATATGTACTCCATTTCCCTGTATTTCCCACTCTGCTTGagatctcttcctcctctgttcaTTTTCAtgacccacaaacacacatatataaataaacacacatatatgtatatagataaattatatgtaagttcTGTATTTGAAGGAAATTGCAGTCTTATTCTTTCTCATCCTGCACATTTCACTTGGCATAATGATTTCTAGTTGCATACATTTTAAtcaaatgtcattattttatttttctttatgactaaAAATGTTTCATTGCATATAAGTGTCACATATTTACTTATTGATGGACACCTAGGTTGGACTAATTTTCTGGCTATCATGAAAGTTGTAGCAATAAACTAAGATGCACAAGAATCTCTGTGATATAGTGGTTCAGATTCTTTAGTGTATATTTCCAACCACTGTATAGAATTACatgttatttccattttaagcTTTTGAGGCTCTCCCATGTATATTTCTTCATAAGTTTCCATTCTTATCAGCAGAGACCAAGCTTTCCTATTTCTGTCTTCCTGAGCTTTGGTGGTCATCTAGTTTCTTAGTGATAGCCATTATAACTACAATGATATTGAATCTCAAAATGGTCTTAACTTGGACTTCTTTTATAGTTAAGTATACTAAGTATTGcctatttgtaatttttctttggaaaattatcTGTTTAGATAATTTGTTGACTTGGTGATTTTTATGGTGATTATTTTGAAGGAACTTTATGGGTATAATATCTTGCTCTCAAAACTTTTCTGGatagtttttttggggggttagCAAAATATGATTTGAGGAGAACCCATGCCATCTAGAATTACTTCAAGTTTAGGTCAAATCATAGCTTTTCTCCTCATGTAAACTACATATTAGGCTACAGACCTGTCAAGCTCCCTTAATGAAATTGGGTCAGGAAACCTGGGtatataggaagaagaaaaaggaaacaagcgCAGGGTAGAAGGTGGACTATATGCGGGATTCCCTAACACAGGAGCCTAGCCTCTGAATTTCCTGAAGCTTTGTCCTTCCGTGGTTGTAAATGGGCTCAGGAGTCTTCTTTATAACAGAGTAGCACTTTGGGACAGTTACCCACAAACCTTTCTCATCAATGAAAGACCAAAGTTATGAGAGAATCATGATTACTGGAGaaaccaaaaattttaaatgtgaattatCTGCTTAGAAAGATgcagagagccgggcagtggtggtgcacgcctttaatcccagcacttgggaggcagagacaggcagatttctgagtttgaggccagtctggtctacagagtgagttctaggacagccagggctatacagagaaaccttgtcttggaaaaccaaaaaaaaaaaaaaaaaaaaaaaaaaaaaaaaaaaaaagatgcagagagaagATCCATGCAGCCACAGAGGTATGAGACACGTGAGGCCATGGAGGTAGCATGTGAATGTTTCAGATCGTACATGACTTGGAAGCATGGTCAGAGGTTATATAGTCTCCAAACTTAAAGGAAGGCCCTAGAAGATGACTGAATGTGACAGGAGCATGTTCCAATTTTCCTTTTGATCATTAACATGAGAGCTTGTCTACTAGCTAGCACTCAACATTGGGGTTGGAGAAACAGTTTAGTAGTAGTTAGAGATAAGGCAGTATAGCAGGATTGAGAAGATGTGTAGTAAGAGTTCACAAGGCACAAAGGGGAAAACCTTTATAGTGGGCTCCTCCTGGGCACTAGCAGGAATATCTGTGAAATCTCAGTTTCCACAAAAGGGTAGAATAGAAAAATGAAGGCTCACCCATTATTTTTAAAGGGTGTGGAGATGAGGAAAGCTAACAAGGATTCACAAATAGAACATCGAAAggctattttttaatcttttcaagCAATTCGCTGagcattataaaattatatgtccCTAGCAATATCTTAGTTTTGTAATGTTATTGACAATAAAATTGACTTATTTGTGATAAAAATGGTCTCATAAATATCAACATATTAATGATTTCCTTTTACTGTTGGCTTCATTTGCTTAATTTCTAGATGACCAAGACCATTTATTTCCTGTACTTCCATTTGTTTCTTCTGCCTTGCTCACAAACATGTCACCTAATACCATATTAATAAAGTCTGTAAAAAAGAAGCTCAAAACATGTAAAGGCACTCCTTATCACTCCAAATGGAAACACACTGAGTTAAgagcatctttctctttctctctctccctcttcttttccttctcacttCCTTATCCATCTCTCCCTGATAAATGCATTTCCCATCTCATATCTTATATCACTAACACAGAGATAAAATATACAAGTTCTAGATAACTGGGGAAGGAACTTCAAAAGATTAgtagatttttatctttataaacatAAACTTATGTTGTTTGTCATGATACAAAcacttgaataaaatatttaaaaccgtgtttgttaattttctgttgctgtggtaaaattcTATGACCAACAGCAAAttatgaaagagtttattttagctcatgctTCTAGAtggagtttattttagctcatgctTCTAGATGGTTAGAATTCATAATAATGGGGATAGTGTAGCAACAAACAGTTAGAGCAAGAATTTCATTTGACCATACTTAATTACCATATCAGGAAACAGAATAACAAAGTTATAATCTTCAAAACCCACTATCATcaaaatttttttcctaaaattccATAGCATCCACAAACAGCatcatcaactggggaccaagtgtttgCACACAAATGCGTGAGCTCTGGAGGGATGTTTGTCATCCTAACCACTACTGGCTACTCCCCTAATACTGTAGGCTAACGACCATCTCAAGATATAAACTGCATTTATTCCAGTTTTAAAGTTCCTATAGTAACAGTCTCAACATTGTCAAAGAGTCCAAAGTCTTTCTTTGAGGCTAAAGGCAATTTCTTAGCTATGGcccttgtaaaaacaaaacaaaacacaaaacagattaTATAAGTCAGGATATCATGAGGAAATGGTGAACCAAACCAAGACAGAAACCCAGGAAGACAAGAAGAAATCTTTTAGATTGGGTTCTGGTCTGgggttttactttaaaaaaggcTTGGATGATTCTGCTCCTGTAGCTTTGCTGCCTCCAAAGCTGGCTTTAGCTACTTACTCTCCCTTTATGCATTTCTGCTTGACAGCCTTCTCATGGCTCAGGCACCTCCAATATCTTGAGTTTCCAGTGCCATTCAATTTTTGCTTCTGCAGCTTTGTACAAAGGTCACTCCGGGCCTCTTAGACTCTCAGGGCTCTTTTGAAACAACTCCAGTCATGTCACATTTTCCTTGTTCTCAATGTATTGTTTAACACCCTGTAGAATGAGTTAATGCTTTTTCCACTCCTAAATTTTTCATCTCCTCAAAGCTAGTGTCAGGTAGATGACAGTATCAAGTTTGTCTTCCTACTTGACATGAATCCTCATGACTTCGAGGTACATTAACTATAGTTTTCATATGTAATTTCTTTCTAGGAGAAGAAAATTCTTAGGCACTGTTTCAAAATTTGAAAGTTTAGCTCAGTAAGGTGTTGCTTTCAGTGTACTGTCTTTATTGTTCCAATGCAGAGCAGGAGGCCTCTCTTTAACAgcactaatattttttttaaaaattacaacctCACTTTTAGTGTATGTTGTGGCTGTAATATTAGGCTCTTAGTGTTCTTTTGCTCTCCAAACTGCACATTttgtacttctttttgttctacttgtttttcttaaattttattcctCTATAAGTGTAATCAATAATAACTACTTCACACACTCAACATTATGCTGTCTTGAAATTCCTTCCACTAAGTAAACTAGCCCATTACTTTTTAACACAGCCTACATAAATTCACAGGACATGGGCAGAAAAGATATTTTGCTAAAATACAAAAGCTCACTATCCCAGATGCTAATACAGTGTTGATTCCCCTCTTAAATGTTGTGAGCCAGGTCTCCTCAGTACATATTACTCTCAACACTACTGTATTCTAGGCTGTGGACCTCATAGCCAAAGTTAATAATGTGTATGCCTTGAAATTACTTAAGATGTAATGACTGCTCTCCTACAGTGCATTTATCCTGTTACACCATATTCTAAGAGAACAATGTAGCTATCAACACTTATTTCCTCTCTATTCATaccttctgtattagttacttaagtattgctgtgataaaacaccatgactaataGCAACTCATGGAAGAAATGGTTTACCTTGACTTATAGTTCCAAAGGGTCAGAGTCCATAATGTCTTGGTAAGCAGAAGCTGAACAAAAAGCTGGCTGATCACATTTTTTCAACATACTAGGAAACGGAGAGAACAAACTTGAAGTAGGGTAAGACAATAAACTctcaaagctcatccccagtgatgtacttcttcCAGCTAATCTGTTGTCCCAGAGATTCCAGGATATTTACAGACAGCCTTGTCAGGTGGGTACCAAAATGCTTAAATACATGACATTTGggggacatttcttattcaaaccaccaaagacCATAATATTTTAGGCATTTTATTAGACAAATCATCTTAAGtcagaaaaatgacagaaaattttatttagcCATTGTCAAATAAAgagaattaaaattcaaaattctttgaacatttctttaaagcaTTAGAAAAACTTACAGAGAAAAATGTGACTTTttttaatactaaaaaaaaaaaagttactttgtGAGATCTAAGCCTTTTTTACgttaacatttttttcagagaatCCATGACTTGCTTGTTTCTCAGGCTATAGATAATTGGATTTAACACAGGAATTATGACCGTGTAAAGTACAGAGTCTATGATATCTTGATCATCTGCTTCTTGAGACAGAGGAAAAACATACATAAAGAGAAGAGGCCCATAATATAGAGACACAGATAAGAGATGGGCACCACAGGTAGAGAAAGCCTTCCTCATGCCTTGTACAGATTTCCTTTGCAGAATCGTAAACAGCACGAGTGTATAGGACACAAGAACAATCACAATGGTGAAGACTTGAATTATTCCAGCAAAAACAAATATCAGTTGAAAATTAAGAGCAGTATCAGTACAGGAAATCTTTAGCAATGGAATGATGTCACAGTAAAAGTGATGTACTATATTGGAATTGCAGAAggttaatagaaacagaaatcCCTCATGTATTGAAGCATGAAAAATTCCGCCTACAAAAGACAGGACTAATAGACACATACATAGTCTATTAGTCATAATCATTGGATAAAGTAAAGGTTTGCATATGGCTACATAGCGATCATAGGCCATAGCTGCCAACAAGAAACATTCTGTAGTAACAAAGACTGCAAAGGAAAAGAATTGTATCATGCACTCAGAGAAGGATATCATCTTACTCATCTGTAAGAAATTGAGCAACATCTTTGGTGTCACTGTGGATGATAGACAAGCATCCACAAAGGCCAGATGACCAAGAAAGAAGTACATAGGGATATGTAAGTGAGGGTCATTCCAGATAAGAGCAATTAGACCAACGTTCCCCACAATAGTGATGAGATAGACCACcaggaagaacaagaacaagggCACCTGTAGCCCTGGAGACCCTGTGAGCCCTGTAAGCACAAACTCTGTCAGCACAgttgaatttttcatttctgaatccTCAATGGATAGCCCctgaaataaaacacataaaaaagaatgTTCACCAGGATTTAAAAATCAAGTTTCAGGAGAGTACATTTGATATAGATGAATAACCATATCAAtctagcattttatttatttatttttaaaaatagtattggAAGAAGTTGTGTGGAAGAAGTTAAAAGCATTTATAAACCTCATTTCTTACCTACCTTGTACTTCATGGCTGTTGGCTACAGACAGAGTGTTTGTCTTATAGATTTGTTCACTCTTGGATTTTGTTATGAAAAGGTTGAAATGAatacacatagacaaaaacaaaaacaaacgaataAACAAACCAATAGAAAACTCCAAGCAAAAACCGTGAAGCATTTAGCCCCTGCACACTGCACCTTCCAGAATGATATTCTGCAAGAGTACTAA
This genomic window from Mastomys coucha isolate ucsf_1 unplaced genomic scaffold, UCSF_Mcou_1 pScaffold12, whole genome shotgun sequence contains:
- the LOC116086474 gene encoding olfactory receptor 187-like, which gives rise to MTSLTKWGLSIEDSEMKNSTVLTEFVLTGLTGSPGLQVPLFLFFLVVYLITIVGNVGLIALIWNDPHLHIPMYFFLGHLAFVDACLSSTVTPKMLLNFLQMSKMISFSECMIQFFSFAVFVTTECFLLAAMAYDRYVAICKPLLYPMIMTNRLCMCLLVLSFVGGIFHASIHEGFLFLLTFCNSNIVHHFYCDIIPLLKISCTDTALNFQLIFVFAGIIQVFTIVIVLVSYTLVLFTILQRKSVQGMRKAFSTCGAHLLSVSLYYGPLLFMYVFPLSQEADDQDIIDSVLYTVIIPVLNPIIYSLRNKQVMDSLKKMLT